In Podarcis raffonei isolate rPodRaf1 chromosome 8, rPodRaf1.pri, whole genome shotgun sequence, the genomic window GAAGGCAGCTTCTCACGTTGGGGTCGAGGTTTTCCTCGTCCTCAGCCGCGCAGGCGGCGGACTTTGGCGGCAGCTTCTCTGCCTGCTCCTTCTGCTTTGCCTGCTTCTCGGCCACTTTCTTCTCGGCCTTCAGGCGCCTTTTCAGCTCGCTGAAAGGGAACCGAGAGTCAGCGGCGCTTCCCTTCCCCGCGGCCCTTCCCCGCAACCAACACCCCACCCAGCGGGCCAGACACCGACCTCGCCTGCCCGCCAAGCGCCTGCCTGCTCCCGCAGAAGCTCCGCAGCGGCCAGGCCGGGCGGAGACCCAGCAGCCGCCGCCACGTTGCCGCCGCCCCGCCGAGCATAACAGAGGCCGCGGCGGCCGGCTCCGGCACTCACTTCTTGCTGAGGCGGGGCTCGGCCTCGCCGTCCAGAGGGCTCGTCGTGGCGGGCGCCGCCATCTTCAGGGCCGACAGGTGCTTCTTCCACCCCACAGGAAACAAAAGCGAAAGCACTTCTGGGTCAGCAGCCGCTTTTACCGCGAGCGGCGCCACGCCCTTCCTCGACGAAGCACCGTCCGCGTCTGCGCAAACTGGAGCGCGGCGGCCGCAAAAGGAAACTTTCCGGTACGTTGCCGCCGCCGTTGAAGGGAGGAGTGGGCGGAGTGCAACGGGTCAAATCGCCCCGCCCCTAATCTGAGCACGCGGGTGCccctgagcgcgtgcagagtgccATTTCCTTTCCGGGCAGAGCAGCCCGTAGGCGGCGTCGGGTGGGAATTGGGGGGCCCGAGCAGCCGGTCGCGGGGCTCGTCCTTCCGCTGCAGCCCCAGCTGTCCGGACGATGCTGGGCACAGCGGAGGCAGAGGGTGAGCCGGATGGCTCTGCCCCGCCGCCTCGGCTGTTCTTCCAGCGGGAGGACGGCAGCCCCCTGAGCTTCTACGTGCGCCCCGGGGCGGCCAAGGTGGAGCTGACCCCGCTGATCGTGCGCCACGGCGGGCGCCTGTGCCGCGTGCAGGAGCCGGGCGCGGTGCTGCTGGCCCGGCCGGGAGAGGTGCCGCCGAGAACCTCGGGGGTCTTCATCTCCGCCAGCTACGTCGCCGACTGCGTGGCCCGCCAGGAGCTCCTGCCGCTGGAGACATACCGCCTGCAACCACCGCCGGTCACCGCGGACACGGGCGCTGCCGAGGGCCGCCTGCCTTTCAGCGAGGTGGAAGACCAGGCCATCCTGCTGCACCTGCAGAGGAGCAAgagtggcagcagcggcaggcaggcagccggCAGTGGCAACGCTGTCtggaaggagatggagaaggccCGGGTCACGCGGCACTCCTGGCAGGCCATGCGCGACCGCTACCTGAAGCACTTGCGGGGCAAGGAAgacctctgcctgcctgcccagaGACGCAAGCTCAGAAGCTCGTCTGAATCTGCTGCTGGTAAGCAGGGCTGCTTTAGCTGGAGTGGGCCAAAAGGCCTTCTCCCGCAGCACAGGatcagagcacctgcttggcatgcagaaagtgTCCCTGGTTCAGACCCTGGCATCATCTCCATCTAGGGCTGGGAAGGAGTCCTGCCTGAAGCCATACAGAGagtcactgctgccagtcaggacCAGTAAGGCCTGGCAGAAGGATGCTTTCCTAGCCAGAAGGCAGCAAGGTTCAGCTAGCTACTAGCCGGCCATATCTGGCATCACTGCTACACTATGGTGAAGCAACTTGCCTGGGGCACCCTGGCCCACCTCCTGCTTCCACCTTCCTGGTTGTCAAAATACTACCACTCATCTTGCAGGTTGTTGTCCCTCTGGGCTTCTATATTGCCCGGAAATGAAACTTTGGCCAAGTGTTGGCCAAAGGAGCCCCTACGGGCAAAATTCTCCCTTTGGGGTTCTTTCCtcctgccttctcccttctcttcaCACCTTTTTTTGCCTCCAAGCCCTATCATGGGGACATAATTCAAAATCTATTAAAGtagcttcctccttccttctcagTCCTGCCTTTGGTCAACACTGGGCTTCTGCCTGCCATAACATCTCATATGCTTTCAGGCTACTGCTTCTGCCTGCTGGTGACCTGCCAAGTACTTCCGCTGTGAGTGTGCAAGTgtttcatgcacacacacctctttcactcctctcctcttccccactACCCTTGTTCAACTCCCTACTGTCTTTGagtattcccccccaccccaggctcCAGTTTCCCAGTCCATGATCACCTTGCCTCTGGATTGCCTGCCCCTTTGGAGGGGGATTCACTCTACTCTTAGGATTCTTTAAATCCTCGGGCCTCTTGCCTGTTCAGTGCTGCTCCTTCTCACTTGTGTGAGGGTCTTCCCCAGCCAGTGTTCAAAACTGCCATTGTtttaggtgcattttgtgacagggaatttcattcgcgtgagcagtttctgagctctgggtgcagtactgcgcctaaagatttcagattaaaactgcaaagtggaaggaaagcaggacctttttctgcctccccacatcCAGTtattctctgaagactggagaatagACCCTCATAAGagtattaggggggtgggcaggggaaagacGACTATGTGAAaactgaacataatattttagctgcagttcattccttttcagctttgtattcttgttattaaaaagcatgcctagacattctgttgttgcacccataacctaggtttaaggtgccatttagctcctagctttcatatctcagtccCCAGCCTAACTGACCCTTTGTTTCCTCTGGAAAAGAGGGCTTTTTTGCAGTGCAGTGGGCCTGCAGTTTACACTCACTTTAGCTGCACAATCGCAGCCTTACAtatggggggtggggcggggaataaataaatcaagagtCGGAAAAACCCATCATTCCCTGTTCCATTAGCTAGCTGAGGCCAGTGGGGCTTCAGGACCTGAAGCTGCCATTTCCTTCTCCCATTTTTCAAGGGCCCATGGCACCAAGGTGGTAGTTGGTGCATCATCACAAGGGTGGGAAATGTGGCTTGGATGACATTTGTCGCAGTGAACCTCAACATACCTTTATCTTTAGCAGCCTCCCAAAGTGAGGAAGTCGAGGATGTTCCCCAGCCAGAGGATCAAAGCCACACTGCGGAAGGACCAAAGGTACATAGCATTTTCCAGGCAGCTAACAAAGAATTTGAAGACAATGGGGTACAGATGCCTTCGCATAAGATGCCACTGAGTGTTTCAGCATAGCTTATAGAATGACTAAAAGCAGAACTGATTACATTTATTTGACATATTTGGCCTTGGACATTGACAAATGTAACTTGTTTGTCACTGGCTATTTAGCCTGGAATTGCTAGGTTTCATTAAGGCACTTCTTTCTGGGTGATATAGGCAGTGCTGTGTGCCAACATGTTCATTCCAGTGTTGTCCCCTTATATTTTTTCAGACCGTATTTGTAGcaatccaacacacacacaccaattgcaGGCCAGTAAACACCCTTGAGGCATTTCAGGATTGCCATGTGCTTTTAATTGGAAAAATGCTCCTTGCAGCTTCAGAGAAGGAACTAGTCATTAACCTCCCCGCCTCCCGCACATTGGGAACAGGGATTAACCAATTAACTAATGATGCAGCCTGCTAAACAGGAACCATTTCAGAGGTAGAAGCTGCTGAAGGAGGCGTCTGATTAATGTTTCTATTTCACCTTTGCTGATTGCTAGACCATCCTGCACTATAGCAAGTGTGTGTTGTCTAGTGTTGCAGTTGTGGGGTCTCTCACTCTTCAGAGTTGAAGCAGCTGTTCCTTGTTGCCTTCAGGAGCAGGGCTGCACTCCTCTGTCTGCCTTCTTTCAGACCAGAGAAGCCCTGCTCAACTGTGGGGGTGGGTTGGGGAAAATATAACCCACCTCTACCACACTCTGGTTACCGTATTATATGCTCCCAAAAGAGGCGTGTTCCCAAAAGAGGCGTGCTCTGGCTCTTTTCCTGACTGTCTCTGAGGCTTATAAACCATTAGTGGGAGCCTTGAGCCTCGATGCCCACCTTTACCTGCAGCCCAGCCTGACTCATGACTGGTGGGGCTACTTGTGAGTAAGACCCAAGCAGCTTTCCCTTTAATTTGCTTCAAGCTGATTAGAGAAAAGCAGTGCCTCTGCAGTGCTGAAGGACTTTAGTGGGGAAGGGGCGCCCCTGGTCAACTTTGTCCACCTGGCAGATTTAAAAGCCTCAGAGGGAAACTTCTCCAATCCCATTGtcacttttcctttttctgtatGTTCTCTAACCCTTCACTATCTTGTTTGAGATGGAATGACTGAAACAGAATTGCCCCATCAGAGTACCAGGCCCCAGAAACTGACAATCTGCAATTTTATAGACTTACAAAATTTAGAAAGAAACAATGATCTTGAACTGTCCTAATTCaccttccttccagggagacagtGAGAGCCCCAGCTCCACAAAAGACACCTTTTCAGAACACATGGCGCTCAAGACCTCTGAAGAAGAAGCACCTCCTAATCCCAAAATCAGGGTGCTTGAGTTTGTATCTGGTGGAGATTCTgctgagcccccaagccagcccccAGTGGCAGAGCAGCAGCCTGCAGCTCCCTCAGCTGTGGAGGTGGCCACGGCAGTGGAGGACATAAAGCATTTCATGGAGAAGTTTGACGTGGACCTGACAACTGTGACAcaagcttttttgaaaaacagTGGGGAAGTGGCAGCTGTGGAATGTTGCCTGCAGACGGGGCAGTCCTTGGGTGGCTGCCCTCTTTGGAGCAGGCAGGATGATGTGGACTTGCTGAAGGGGGATGAAGACCTCAGAAGCAAGCTAGTGGCAAAATATGGAGCGGAGAATGTGAACAGGCGTGTGGCATTCAGGAAAAGTTAGCTTGCAACAGCCATGGTTTACTGTAGGAGGGAAGCAAACTTCttctttctcacacacatttcTTCAGAGGGAGTTTTCTGAGTGTCAGGCTGGAGGGAAAGTCTCTGGAGGCCAGCAACCTGCGGTTACTGTCCTCTGTGACTGAAAGCACAGCAAGCTGTTGTGATGGAGACACTGTTCTTTGAGACTTTCCTTCTCCTCACTTCCATTTGTACACAAAGCCTTTATTTACTTCACAGGAGATTTCTGTGGAGCTGGTACAATCAGCCTCTTTATTCTCCCTTTGCCAGCTTGCCTTAAGTTGGAACTTAGGTGTGGCAGTGGCTGATTCTGAGGTACTTGGCAACAGACAGCCACACATTTTTGGCTCGACTTTAGCCAATCCCCTAAAGTTGGAGCATTGCTTGGGTCTTCCTGTGGGGtcatcccacccccatccctctcTCCAGAAGTGCTTCCACCCAGTCAAGAATATTCAGTAGCACTGATGCACTTAGTCACTGGAATGATTTCTGGAGCCAGAACACACCCACATAGATAGATACGCAtacaccccacccccatcatttaggCTAACAAGAGTGCTGAGGGGGAGCACCTACATGTCCTGTAGCAAATGCATAGTATTGCTCATCATCTTGGCTATTCAGACACCAGCCTGGGATTTCTTGTAGAAGAacatttaatcatcatcatcatctaatttgtatgccgcctttcgtACATgaacatgaaaagatttacataatcaaaacataacaaaactagtcataaacaataaataaaacacatccatAATTGAACAATTCCCACACAAATCATTgtaagatctaaaaataaagatacaaaaattgaaaatcaataacagcagcaacaacaaaaacccacctAAAAACTCTACCTATTTTTTAAGGGTAGTTTATCTGGTTAAAATAAGGTAGCCGATGACACAGAGGCTGcagacttaattttttaaaaatagatgtaGAGAAGGGCAAACAATGCCCTTCTCTACTCCAATGATGGTATTGGAGTATGTGATAAATTTCTGCCACATCATGGCAAATGCACCTTGGATAGAGGTACAGTAAATATAGGTATGTATTCAGGTCTCTGTGTGTGGCACTGGCTTCCTTGAGTTGGTAAGGAAAGAGAAATCATAGCTGAACAGCCAGGTATGGAACAAATGAGTGAACAGAATCTGTCTGTGCTCCCTTCCTCATTAAATGCCACATCCTCTGAATGTTCTGTCCAAATCATGCGGCAAAAAAGTGTTATAGGTGCCAACAGTAACTTATCTCTTTGACAGGTTTTTCAAGAGTTTTGTGAAATACAAACATCCAGGAGCTCTAAAAGATCAATCAGCCAGATTAAGGAGGTTTACACAGCTGACTAGAGCCACACTGGCCACTGCCAAAGTATATACGTTTTCACATGCTCCTAAACTTGATCACTCATCCATGAACTGGCCCTTAAGGCATTATCAAAGGCTCCTACTAGGAATAGATGTGGCACTCGCCAGCCTCAAAAGGTTATGCTATGAAATGAATACATTCTATCTGATCATCACTTTTGGCCATCCCTGCCCCTGTATGATGGTGATGTTGTGGAATCTTCATGAACATTCTAACTTCTCAAAGAAAATGTGGGAGCAACCAGGGTGTTGACGTTCAGTATTGTGCCTATGAGGCAGGTGGAAAACTGCTGTAAATggtagaaaacatcagcagagaTGGAAGGAGATGGCAGGAAACCATGACAAAAATGGTCTTTAATGGTAGTGGGAAACAGAAAAAGGGAGCACTGTTAGGACTGATGCAAGTCTCCACTGCAAAATTAATTTGGACTGTAAAAATCTTATATAAATAAGAGCACATGTGGATTGTCATAAACCCTAAAAGGAAATGGCTAATTTGGTCATCTTGTATCCAGCCATACCTCGCTGAAGCAAGTAGAACAGCAACCACATTGATTGGAACCAGGCTTGATGTGAACTTTGTTATTGAAACGGATCAGATGTGTGAACTTCATTAGAGGGCTTTTCACACAGAAGCTAACCATGAATTCTTCAAGACTAAATTACACTTCAACTCCTTTGCAGAGGTCTCAGGATTAGTGGTGTAGGAAGTGGGTGGCAGTGGGGGCAggtcgccccgggtgtcatcatgAGGGGGGTGACAGAATGCTCAATGTGCCCGCTCCCGGCCCCCGAAAGAAAGTGACTTCGGGCAAACAACGCTGCCACACTCCTTCTGCCGCCACTGCTGGTTGCTCTGGTGTCAAAGAAGAAGTAGAGCGTGGTGGGGGTGGAGGCTGAGGGTGGGGAGAGGTCAGTGCAAGCCCGAATCTCCAGGACACCAGCCCCCCTCCTCAGGGAGGCCGCATGACGGTCTGGCTGTACATGCGTCGCCTTGGACTGGGAACGCGCCTCTGGTTTGGGATCAGGCAGAGGCAGGAGCAATGTGCGCGGGAGCACGCTGTTCTATTTCCCACAcccctccccccgcctgccttctcctttcccccacccaGGGAGATTCAGGGGGTGGCGGGCAGGTGGGCGTCTTCTCTC contains:
- the TERF2IP gene encoding telomeric repeat-binding factor 2-interacting protein 1 isoform X1, which produces MLGTAEAEGEPDGSAPPPRLFFQREDGSPLSFYVRPGAAKVELTPLIVRHGGRLCRVQEPGAVLLARPGEVPPRTSGVFISASYVADCVARQELLPLETYRLQPPPVTADTGAAEGRLPFSEVEDQAILLHLQRSKSGSSGRQAAGSGNAVWKEMEKARVTRHSWQAMRDRYLKHLRGKEDLCLPAQRRKLRSSSESAAAASQSEEVEDVPQPEDQSHTAEGPKGDSESPSSTKDTFSEHMALKTSEEEAPPNPKIRVLEFVSGGDSAEPPSQPPVAEQQPAAPSAVEVATAVEDIKHFMEKFDVDLTTVTQAFLKNSGEVAAVECCLQTGQSLGGCPLWSRQDDVDLLKGDEDLRSKLVAKYGAENVNRRVAFRKS
- the TERF2IP gene encoding telomeric repeat-binding factor 2-interacting protein 1 isoform X2 — encoded protein: MLGTAEAEGEPDGSAPPPRLFFQREDGSPLSFYVRPGAAKVELTPLIVRHGGRLCRVQEPGAVLLARPGEVPPRTSGVFISASYVADCVARQELLPLETYRLQPPPVTADTGAAEGRLPFSEVEDQAILLHLQRSKSGSSGRQAAGSGNAVWKEMEKARVTRHSWQAMRDRYLKHLRGKEDLCLPAQRRKLRSSSESAAASQSEEVEDVPQPEDQSHTAEGPKGDSESPSSTKDTFSEHMALKTSEEEAPPNPKIRVLEFVSGGDSAEPPSQPPVAEQQPAAPSAVEVATAVEDIKHFMEKFDVDLTTVTQAFLKNSGEVAAVECCLQTGQSLGGCPLWSRQDDVDLLKGDEDLRSKLVAKYGAENVNRRVAFRKS